A region from the Lepidochelys kempii isolate rLepKem1 chromosome 16, rLepKem1.hap2, whole genome shotgun sequence genome encodes:
- the LOC140899195 gene encoding ficolin-2-like, with product MERVAQKTLLSLLCLAATVCQAQDTCPEVRIVGLSGSDKLAVLQGCPGFPGAAGHKGDPGAAGMRGERGPPGIAGKAGQTGPKGERGPAGPPGAKGDKGALGTLGTVGEEELDNIQCQKGAKNCKELLVRGYTLSGWYTIYPHDCKAMTVLCDMDTDGGGWIVFQRRVDGSVDFYRDWNSYKRGFGSRLSEFWLGNDNIHLLTSLGTNELRVDLRDFDNKYQFATFGSFKITGETEKYKLILGPFVNGTAGDSLTMQNNMPFTTQDRDNDLYSGNCATSFKGAWWYKECHWSNLNGLYLRGAHESYADGVNWKTGKGHKYSYKVSEMKFRPV from the exons ATGGAAAGGGTTGCCCAGAAAACCCTCCTCTCTTTACTCTGTCTAGCAGCAACGGTTTGTCAGGCTCAGGACACCTGCCCAG AGGTGAGGATAGTGGGACTCAGCGGTTCCGATAAACTCGCCGTTCTCCAAGGCTGCCCTGGGTTTCCTGGTGCCGCAGGACACAAAGGAgacccaggagctgcaggaatgAGAG GAGAACGGGGACCTCCAGGGATCGCTGGAAAGGCAGGACAAACTGGCCCAAAAG GAGAAAGAGGTCCTGCTGGCCCCCCTGGAGCGAAAG gaGATAAAGGAGCATTGGGAACCCTTGGAACAGTTG GAGAGGAAGAGCTGGACAATATACAGTGTCAGAAAG GAGCAAAGAACTGCAAGGAGCTGTTAGTTAGAGGGTACACCCTGAGCGGCTGGTACACCATCTACCCGCACGACTGTAAAGCCATGACCGTGCTGtgtgacatggacacagatggcGGAGGATGGATT GTGTTCCAGAGACGGGTGGATGGTTCCGTGGATTTTTACCGTGACTGGAATTCATACAAGAGAGGTTTtggcagccggctgtcagaattTTGGCTGGGGAAcgacaatatccacctgctgacaTCCCTTG GAACCAACGAGCTTCGTGTCGATCTCAGAGATTTTGACAACAAGTATCAATTTGCTACCTTCGGATCGTTCAAAATTACAGGGGAGACAGAGAAATACAAGCTGATCCTTGGACCCTTTGTTAATGGCACTGCAG GGGATTCATTAACCATGCAGAACAACATGCCGTTTACAACCCAAGACCGAGACAATGACCTATATTCAGGTAACTGTGCAACATCCTTTAAAGGGGCCTGGTGGTACAAGGAATGTCATTGGTCCAACCTGAATGGATTATACTTGAGAGGAGCCCATGAAAGCTACGCTGATGGGGTGAACTGGAAGACCGGCAAAGGGCACAAGTACTCCTACAAGGTGTCAGAAATGAAATTTAGGCCCGTGTAG